The Candidatus Omnitrophota bacterium genome contains the following window.
CCCCGGAAAATTCTATGCATAGGCATTTCGATGCCCCGTTTTCTTAACAAAACCCTCGCAATCTATCTTAGATCACAGAGGGTTAATTGATCAATTGCTCCATTTACTATTATCCTGCATGCGCGTTAATTACGCGCATTAATGGCCTATAAATTCGGGCAATTATAGGTGGTAGGCGCCCTATACTACCTGAGATACAGCTGCTTATGGAAATATGCCGTAAAAGAAGCACGGGTTGGCAAATATATACGGGACAATAACCCCTATTTTTGACAGACAACAAGCATCTCAAAATCCCCTGTCGTCAGCTTGTCATTTCTTGAGTACGCCCCGAGCTTGGCGCCGAAAATATCGATTTTTTTATACCCCAGCGTCTTTAAAAGCCACGTGAGTTCACTTGGCACATAGTAGCGCTCGTTACAGGTTAATTCCTTTTTAGTTCCCGCATCGTCCTCGAACCCGACGGTGTTGTGGTCCCGGAACGTCATCAGATCGAAAGAACAATTTTTACACGCCGAATTACCTTCTTTGGCCGCGGACTCATAAAATTCTTTGACGGAATGAAAAAGCGGAAAGAACCCGTTCAATGTCGTGAATATAAACTTGCCTTTATCTTTCAACGCCTTTGTCGCGCTCTTTAATATTTCAAAATTCATCTCATCCGTTTCCATTAAAGAAAAACCGCCCTCACAGAGCATGATCGCCAGATCGAACTCGCCTTCAAAGGGA
Protein-coding sequences here:
- a CDS encoding class I SAM-dependent methyltransferase is translated as MKQWYELLFENYAHKYDKECFVQGTVGECDFIEQEINRDKSLKIIDIGCGTGRHSIELTKRGYSVTGVDLSESQLIRAKEKAKELDLNIDFQKHDARNLPFEGEFDLAIMLCEGGFSLMETDEMNFEILKSATKALKDKGKFIFTTLNGFFPLFHSVKEFYESAAKEGNSACKNCSFDLMTFRDHNTVGFEDDAGTKKELTCNERYYVPSELTWLLKTLGYKKIDIFGAKLGAYSRNDKLTTGDFEMLVVCQK